A window of the Pangasianodon hypophthalmus isolate fPanHyp1 chromosome 12, fPanHyp1.pri, whole genome shotgun sequence genome harbors these coding sequences:
- the etv4 gene encoding ETS translocation variant 4 isoform X1, whose product MDCNMDGYLDQQVPYTLANRSQGNGPLNRLLVAAKRKYMDTELPPQESEDLFQDLSQLQETWLTEAQVPDSDEQFVPDFISENSVAFHSPPVKIKKEPQSPGSDPSQSCSHKQSFSYPSGEQCLYASAYEQKRASATSAAGPKSSCPGTPMSPMQHYSPKSLVGTRHETGYMNSPSASQSHPSHGQTYPMNPSSRFPTGSGEMCAPFGPPGQTLQRMPSTPAGGAGTGGSSGYHRQHSDPCMPYLQQSFKQEFLDPLYERAAHMGTVAPQRFPPAHMMVKQEPTDYTYEPDVPGCTSMYHHNEGYPNTQHNNEGYMFESDARVVPEKFEGEVKQEGSSVFRDGAPYQRRGSLQLWQFLVALLDDPGNAHFIAWTGRGMEFKLIEPEEVARLWGMQKNRPAMNYDKLSRSLRYYYEKGIMQKVAGERYVYKFVCEPEALISLAFPDNQRPSVKAEFERYVNEEDTVPLSHLDEGVSYPSEPAATNLGPQPYSKGYMY is encoded by the exons ATGGACTGTAACATGGATGGATATTTAGATCAGCAAGTGCCTTACACTTTAGCTAAT AGGTCGCAAGGAAATGGGCCCCTAAATAGACTGTTGGTGGCAGCAAAAAGGAAATACATGGACACCGAATTACCCCCTCAGGAATCCGAAG ATCTCTTTCAAGATTTAAGTCAGCTTCAGGAGACATGGCTCACAGAAG cTCAAGTACCTGACAGTGATGAGCAGTTTGTTCCTGACTTCATCTCAGAAAACT CAGTGGCATTCCACAGCCCGCCGGTGAAGATTAAGAAGGAGCCTCAGAGCCCAGGCTCAGACCCCAGCCAGTCCTGCAGTCACAAGCAGAGCTTCAGCTATCCCAGTGGAGAGCAGTGCCTTTACGCCAG TGCCTATGAACAGAAGAGAGCATCAGCAACATCAGCAGCAGGACCCAAAAGCTCCTGCCCTGGGACTCCCATGTCCCCCATGCAACATTACTCCCCAAAATCACTGGTGGGCACCCGACATGAAACGGGGTACATGAACTCTCCCTCTGCCAGTCAGTCACACCCCAGCCATGGCCAGACTTACCCCATGAATCCCAG CTCCAGGTTCCCAACTGGCTCAGGAGAGATGTGTGCCCCGTTCGGACCTCCAGGTCAAACTCTGCAGCGTATGCCCTCTACCCCTGCAGGAGGTGCAGGCACTGGGGGTAGCAGCGGGTACCACCGACAGCACTCAGACCCCTGCATGCCCTACCTCCAGCAGAGCTTCAAGCAGGAATTCTTGGACCCGCTGTACGAGCGAGCAGCCCACATGGGCACAGTGGCCCCTCAGCGGTTCCCTCCAGCCCATATGATGGTCAAGCAGGAACCCACTGACTACACTTATGAGCCTG ATGTACCTGGTTGCACCTCCATGTACCACCACAACGAAGGCTACCCCAATACCCAGCACAACAATGAAG GCTACATGTTTGAAAGTGACGCCCGCGTTGTTCCAGAGAAATTCGAAG GTGAAGTGAAACAGGAGGGCAGCAGTGTGTTCCGTGACGGCGCCCCCTATCAGCGGCGTGGCTCTCTGCAGCTCTGGCAGTTCCTGGTAGCCCTCTTGGATGATCCTGGCAATGCACATTTTATTGCCTGGACCGGTCGTGGCATGGAGTTCAAACTCATCGAGCCAGAAGAG GTCGCCAGGCTCTGGGGGATGCAGAAGAACCGTCCAGCCATGAATTATGACAAACTGAGTCGCTCCCTGCGCTACTACTACGAGAAAGGAATTATGCAAAAG GTGGCTGGGGAGCGCTACGTTTACAAATTCGTGTGTGAGCCGGAGGCACTGATCTCCCTGGCATTCCCTGACAATCAGCGGCCTAGCGTGAAGGCCGAGTTTGAGCGCTATGTCAATGAGGAAGACACGGTGCCACTGTCTCACTTGGACGAAGGAGTGTCTTACCCCTCTGAACCCGCTGCCACCAACTTGGGCCCTCAGCCCTACTCCAAAGGCTACATGTACTAA
- the etv4 gene encoding ETS translocation variant 4 isoform X3 — MMTTLQRNCLFTSYVMRSQGNGPLNRLLVAAKRKYMDTELPPQESEDLFQDLSQLQETWLTEAQVPDSDEQFVPDFISENSVAFHSPPVKIKKEPQSPGSDPSQSCSHKQSFSYPSGEQCLYASAYEQKRASATSAAGPKSSCPGTPMSPMQHYSPKSLVGTRHETGYMNSPSASQSHPSHGQTYPMNPSSRFPTGSGEMCAPFGPPGQTLQRMPSTPAGGAGTGGSSGYHRQHSDPCMPYLQQSFKQEFLDPLYERAAHMGTVAPQRFPPAHMMVKQEPTDYTYEPDVPGCTSMYHHNEGYPNTQHNNEGYMFESDARVVPEKFEGEVKQEGSSVFRDGAPYQRRGSLQLWQFLVALLDDPGNAHFIAWTGRGMEFKLIEPEEVARLWGMQKNRPAMNYDKLSRSLRYYYEKGIMQKVAGERYVYKFVCEPEALISLAFPDNQRPSVKAEFERYVNEEDTVPLSHLDEGVSYPSEPAATNLGPQPYSKGYMY; from the exons ATGATGACGACTCTCCAGAGAAACTGTCTCTTCACTAGCTACGTGATG AGGTCGCAAGGAAATGGGCCCCTAAATAGACTGTTGGTGGCAGCAAAAAGGAAATACATGGACACCGAATTACCCCCTCAGGAATCCGAAG ATCTCTTTCAAGATTTAAGTCAGCTTCAGGAGACATGGCTCACAGAAG cTCAAGTACCTGACAGTGATGAGCAGTTTGTTCCTGACTTCATCTCAGAAAACT CAGTGGCATTCCACAGCCCGCCGGTGAAGATTAAGAAGGAGCCTCAGAGCCCAGGCTCAGACCCCAGCCAGTCCTGCAGTCACAAGCAGAGCTTCAGCTATCCCAGTGGAGAGCAGTGCCTTTACGCCAG TGCCTATGAACAGAAGAGAGCATCAGCAACATCAGCAGCAGGACCCAAAAGCTCCTGCCCTGGGACTCCCATGTCCCCCATGCAACATTACTCCCCAAAATCACTGGTGGGCACCCGACATGAAACGGGGTACATGAACTCTCCCTCTGCCAGTCAGTCACACCCCAGCCATGGCCAGACTTACCCCATGAATCCCAG CTCCAGGTTCCCAACTGGCTCAGGAGAGATGTGTGCCCCGTTCGGACCTCCAGGTCAAACTCTGCAGCGTATGCCCTCTACCCCTGCAGGAGGTGCAGGCACTGGGGGTAGCAGCGGGTACCACCGACAGCACTCAGACCCCTGCATGCCCTACCTCCAGCAGAGCTTCAAGCAGGAATTCTTGGACCCGCTGTACGAGCGAGCAGCCCACATGGGCACAGTGGCCCCTCAGCGGTTCCCTCCAGCCCATATGATGGTCAAGCAGGAACCCACTGACTACACTTATGAGCCTG ATGTACCTGGTTGCACCTCCATGTACCACCACAACGAAGGCTACCCCAATACCCAGCACAACAATGAAG GCTACATGTTTGAAAGTGACGCCCGCGTTGTTCCAGAGAAATTCGAAG GTGAAGTGAAACAGGAGGGCAGCAGTGTGTTCCGTGACGGCGCCCCCTATCAGCGGCGTGGCTCTCTGCAGCTCTGGCAGTTCCTGGTAGCCCTCTTGGATGATCCTGGCAATGCACATTTTATTGCCTGGACCGGTCGTGGCATGGAGTTCAAACTCATCGAGCCAGAAGAG GTCGCCAGGCTCTGGGGGATGCAGAAGAACCGTCCAGCCATGAATTATGACAAACTGAGTCGCTCCCTGCGCTACTACTACGAGAAAGGAATTATGCAAAAG GTGGCTGGGGAGCGCTACGTTTACAAATTCGTGTGTGAGCCGGAGGCACTGATCTCCCTGGCATTCCCTGACAATCAGCGGCCTAGCGTGAAGGCCGAGTTTGAGCGCTATGTCAATGAGGAAGACACGGTGCCACTGTCTCACTTGGACGAAGGAGTGTCTTACCCCTCTGAACCCGCTGCCACCAACTTGGGCCCTCAGCCCTACTCCAAAGGCTACATGTACTAA
- the etv4 gene encoding ETS translocation variant 4 isoform X2 has product MDCNMDGYLDQQVPYTLANRSQGNGPLNRLLVAAKRKYMDTELPPQESEDLFQDLSQLQETWLTEAQVPDSDEQFVPDFISENLAFHSPPVKIKKEPQSPGSDPSQSCSHKQSFSYPSGEQCLYASAYEQKRASATSAAGPKSSCPGTPMSPMQHYSPKSLVGTRHETGYMNSPSASQSHPSHGQTYPMNPSSRFPTGSGEMCAPFGPPGQTLQRMPSTPAGGAGTGGSSGYHRQHSDPCMPYLQQSFKQEFLDPLYERAAHMGTVAPQRFPPAHMMVKQEPTDYTYEPDVPGCTSMYHHNEGYPNTQHNNEGYMFESDARVVPEKFEGEVKQEGSSVFRDGAPYQRRGSLQLWQFLVALLDDPGNAHFIAWTGRGMEFKLIEPEEVARLWGMQKNRPAMNYDKLSRSLRYYYEKGIMQKVAGERYVYKFVCEPEALISLAFPDNQRPSVKAEFERYVNEEDTVPLSHLDEGVSYPSEPAATNLGPQPYSKGYMY; this is encoded by the exons ATGGACTGTAACATGGATGGATATTTAGATCAGCAAGTGCCTTACACTTTAGCTAAT AGGTCGCAAGGAAATGGGCCCCTAAATAGACTGTTGGTGGCAGCAAAAAGGAAATACATGGACACCGAATTACCCCCTCAGGAATCCGAAG ATCTCTTTCAAGATTTAAGTCAGCTTCAGGAGACATGGCTCACAGAAG cTCAAGTACCTGACAGTGATGAGCAGTTTGTTCCTGACTTCATCTCAGAAAACT TGGCATTCCACAGCCCGCCGGTGAAGATTAAGAAGGAGCCTCAGAGCCCAGGCTCAGACCCCAGCCAGTCCTGCAGTCACAAGCAGAGCTTCAGCTATCCCAGTGGAGAGCAGTGCCTTTACGCCAG TGCCTATGAACAGAAGAGAGCATCAGCAACATCAGCAGCAGGACCCAAAAGCTCCTGCCCTGGGACTCCCATGTCCCCCATGCAACATTACTCCCCAAAATCACTGGTGGGCACCCGACATGAAACGGGGTACATGAACTCTCCCTCTGCCAGTCAGTCACACCCCAGCCATGGCCAGACTTACCCCATGAATCCCAG CTCCAGGTTCCCAACTGGCTCAGGAGAGATGTGTGCCCCGTTCGGACCTCCAGGTCAAACTCTGCAGCGTATGCCCTCTACCCCTGCAGGAGGTGCAGGCACTGGGGGTAGCAGCGGGTACCACCGACAGCACTCAGACCCCTGCATGCCCTACCTCCAGCAGAGCTTCAAGCAGGAATTCTTGGACCCGCTGTACGAGCGAGCAGCCCACATGGGCACAGTGGCCCCTCAGCGGTTCCCTCCAGCCCATATGATGGTCAAGCAGGAACCCACTGACTACACTTATGAGCCTG ATGTACCTGGTTGCACCTCCATGTACCACCACAACGAAGGCTACCCCAATACCCAGCACAACAATGAAG GCTACATGTTTGAAAGTGACGCCCGCGTTGTTCCAGAGAAATTCGAAG GTGAAGTGAAACAGGAGGGCAGCAGTGTGTTCCGTGACGGCGCCCCCTATCAGCGGCGTGGCTCTCTGCAGCTCTGGCAGTTCCTGGTAGCCCTCTTGGATGATCCTGGCAATGCACATTTTATTGCCTGGACCGGTCGTGGCATGGAGTTCAAACTCATCGAGCCAGAAGAG GTCGCCAGGCTCTGGGGGATGCAGAAGAACCGTCCAGCCATGAATTATGACAAACTGAGTCGCTCCCTGCGCTACTACTACGAGAAAGGAATTATGCAAAAG GTGGCTGGGGAGCGCTACGTTTACAAATTCGTGTGTGAGCCGGAGGCACTGATCTCCCTGGCATTCCCTGACAATCAGCGGCCTAGCGTGAAGGCCGAGTTTGAGCGCTATGTCAATGAGGAAGACACGGTGCCACTGTCTCACTTGGACGAAGGAGTGTCTTACCCCTCTGAACCCGCTGCCACCAACTTGGGCCCTCAGCCCTACTCCAAAGGCTACATGTACTAA